The Flaviramulus sp. BrNp1-15 genome includes the window TTGATGAAAATGTTACCAGTCTTGCTGGTGTGCCTTCATGGATGCTAGTACTACTTAATAATGTTTTAGAAACTACAGATAAAGAAAGCTTATTTGATATTTGGCCAAACCTAGAGGTTTATTTTCATGGTGGGGTTAGCTTCACACCTTATAAAGATCAATACAAAAAAATACTTCCTAAAAAAGATTTTAAATATTACGAGATTTATAATGCTTCAGAAGGATTTTTTGCGATACAAGATCAAAACAATTCAAACGAGTTATTATTAATGCTTGATTACGGAATATTTTATGAATTTATTCCTATGGATATTTATGCAACTTCTGAAGAAAAAGCTATTCCACTTAGTGAAGTAAAATTAAATCAGAATTATGCTGTAATTATAACTACTAATGCGGGGTTATGGCGATACAAAATTGGTGACACTGTTAGATTTACATCATTAAAACCTTATAGAGTAAAGATTTCTGGAAGAACAAAACATCATATTAACGTTTTTGGTGAAGAGCTTATTATTGAAAACGCTGAAGGTGCTCTAAAAAAAGTATGCAAAAAAACCAATTCAGAAATTGTAGATTTTACTGCGGCACCCATTTTCATGCAAGGAAAAGAAAAAGGTGCTCATGAATGGTTGATAGAATTTAAAACGCAACCTAAAGACATAAATCATTTCAATGAATTATTTGACAATGCCTTGAAATCTTTAAACTCTGATTATGAAGCTAAACGCTATAATAATATCACACTTAACAAACCAAAAATTAACATCGCACGGGAAAATCTTTTCTACGATTGGTTAAAGCAAAACAACAAGTTAGGTGGACAACACAAAATACCCAGACTTTCTAATACAAGAGATTATATGGAGGAACTTTTACGCTTAAATTCGTGAAATTGAATATTGTCAGAATCCTCTCTAAAACAAGCACTTACCGAATTAAATTGCTATTGGTCTAAGAAATTTTTAAAATCCTTAGCAGTAGGTTTATATTTAGTGAAAATTAATCCAAACCCTCCAAAGATGAAAACTAAACTATGTTTTTTCATTTTCCTTGTGTCTAATATTGTAATTAGCCAAGGACCATCAAATTTAATAGCAGCAAATTATTCTTACGATAATAATATCAATCCTAATATTTACAAGCCTTCTACAAAAACTATTATAGAAGCCAATGGATTTGATTTTGAACTTTTAGACGCAGGTGTTAATTCTAAATATTCTGAAATTGGTTCAGGATTTTTTAGAAATAAACTCATAATGGTATCTTCAAAAAAACTGGGAGGACTAGCAAAAATAGATCCTAATACCAATGAAGCATATAAAGAATTATTTTGTTTAGATATAGATGAAAATGGTCATTTAAGTATGCCTTTATTATTCTCAAGAATATTAAACACTAGCGATA containing:
- a CDS encoding GH3 auxin-responsive promoter family protein, with amino-acid sequence MPIPIVNSIASWFLKKRFHQIELFLKYPNEVQNELLFSLIDMAKNTEIGKQYDFASIKNYNTFAERVPIKNYDGWQDVIERSRKGENNLFWPTPIKWFAKSSGTTRAKSKFIPVSQESLEDCHYAAGKDLLCMYLNNNEDSQLFTGKSLRLGGSKELYKENGTVFGDLSAILIDNMPFWAEFSSTPSNKVSLMSDWEHKMQAIVNETIDENVTSLAGVPSWMLVLLNNVLETTDKESLFDIWPNLEVYFHGGVSFTPYKDQYKKILPKKDFKYYEIYNASEGFFAIQDQNNSNELLLMLDYGIFYEFIPMDIYATSEEKAIPLSEVKLNQNYAVIITTNAGLWRYKIGDTVRFTSLKPYRVKISGRTKHHINVFGEELIIENAEGALKKVCKKTNSEIVDFTAAPIFMQGKEKGAHEWLIEFKTQPKDINHFNELFDNALKSLNSDYEAKRYNNITLNKPKINIARENLFYDWLKQNNKLGGQHKIPRLSNTRDYMEELLRLNS